DNA from Sorangium aterium:
GCGCGGCGTGATCAAGGTCGGCGACGAGGTGCAGATCATCGGCTTCAAGGACACGAAGAAGTCGGTCGTGACCGGCGTCGAGATGTTCCGCAAGCTGCTCGATCAGGGGCAGGCGGGCGACAACGTCGGGTGTCTGCTCCGCGGCGTGGAGAAGGAAGAGATCGAGCGCGGCCAGGTGCTGGCGAAGCCCGGGTCGATCACGCCGCACACGAAGTTCACCGGTGAGGTGTACGTCCTCAAGAAGGAGGAGGGCGGGCGCCACACGCCGTTCTTCACCAACTACCGGCCGCAGTTCTACATCCGGACGACGGACGTGACCGGCACGGTGAACCTCCCCGAGGGGGTGAAGATGGTGATGCCGGGCGACAACATCACGATGACGATCGAGCTCATCGCGCCGGTCGCGCTGGAGGAGCAGATGCGCTTCGCCATCCGCGAGGGCGGCAAGACGGTGGGCGCCGGCGTCGTCACCAAGATCCTCGCGTAGGAGGCCGACGTGGGCGAGCAGGCCGGTGGGTGGCGTGCGGCGCGCATCGCCGTCTCACTGGCCTGTCGCGAGTGCAAGTCGCGGAACTACAAGACCACGAAGGCGCCGGACCAGGTGGTGTCGCTCAAGAAGTTCTGCAAGCAGTGCAAGAAGCACACGGTTCACGACGAGACGAAGTGAACGGGTGCTCAGGAAGGCGCAGCGATTCTAGGGGTATAGCTCAGTTGGTAGAGCAGCGGATTCCAAATCCGCAGGTCGGGAGTTCGAGCCTC
Protein-coding regions in this window:
- the rpmG gene encoding 50S ribosomal protein L33, which produces MGEQAGGWRAARIAVSLACRECKSRNYKTTKAPDQVVSLKKFCKQCKKHTVHDETK